In Prochlorococcus marinus CUG1435, the genomic window AGCTATTAATTCAAGAATCAAACCTCCTTTTTCTGATTATGGAGATAATTTCGGTGAACTTAGTGAATTAATAATTAATAACATAGTAGTAATAATAGGGTGGATTTTTATGTGTAAATGGTTGGGGTTAGTTTTTTTCTTATCATTTTATTCCATTGTATTAACATTATCAGCAGCAATTTTAATATGTGTTTTTTTTGTACAACATAACTATGAGAATGCATATGCTAAAAATACAAAAAATTGGGATCTCATTGATGGAGCTATTTTAGGTAGTAGCAATTTAGATATCCCTAATTGGCTAAATTGGTTTTTAGTAGACATATCCTTCCACAGCATTCATCATCTCTCTGAGAGAATACCAAATTACAACTTAAGAGCTTGTCATAAAGCAAACATTCATTTGCTCCAACAATCAAAGTTCTTAAAATTAAGCGATTTTTCAAACTGCTTCAAATATATTATTTGGGATAATAAAAATGAAAAATTAATTCCCATAAATTAATACCTAATTAAACCTTCTTCTTAATTTTCTTTTTAGAGGAATACTACTATATGCATGAGTACCAATAGATGGGGGCAAGTCATTCTTTAAAGGATGCATAAATGCATTTGCCATACTCTCTAACATTTTAGAAAGCCAATTAATTACTGATTTCATTTGAAAATCTAAAAGTGTACTTTTTAATCATCTAACTAAATTACTGAAAAGTAAATCAGTCTTTATGCTGATTTTTTTGAAGATTGGCTTGTAAATTTAATATTAAATAATCAAAATTAATGTTTCATTTGCTCTTTTAAATTAAAAATATTATTCCCTTTATAGAAGGCAAACTAGGTTAAAAATCGATTTAGTAAATAATACTTATTTTTTCTAATTCACTTAATAAATTAAATTATTCAACATAAATTCATGCTATATCTCTATTCCAAATAAATCTAACAATATTATGAATGACTCATTTGCTTCCACCAACAAGAATACAGAAATAGATTCTATTAATTCATATTTCGAGTGTATTACTGAATGCAGTATTGTGGATGGTCATCAAGAATGTATTACTCGTTGTTTAGAAGTGCATTTAAAGGGAGGTGATCAAAATGAATAAAAAAAATTCACCTCAAAGGAAAACAACTTTAAAATGGAACTCAAATGGAGAGCTTTCCGAAATTGATATGTTAAGAATTTTAGAAAAGTTATCATCAAATGATCTTAATCAATGTCATTTAACATGCGATACTGATCAATTTTAAAATTAATTATTTCTAGATCTTTTAAAAAATATTAATTACTCAAAAAATCTAATACTAATATCAAAAAAATATTTCTATTAAGCCGCATTTTTAATAATCTAAAGTCAGACTAGATTTAAAAATTTCCTTTTCAATATTTTTAACAATGCTGCTGATGCGAAACAGCTAAAAGGATTTTAAGATATCAATTTTTAATTAACCCGATTTCAATGAAGATTTAGAACATTTTCACAATACCTTGCGTTTTTTAAAAAAAATTAATTTTTAGAAATCCTACCTTTTTTTAAGAATGTTTTATTAATTTCTTTTTTTGATAGTTGAATCTGTTTTACTAAACCTGAATCACCATGAGTTGGACAATAATAAGTCATTAGCAACCACTTTTTTTCTTCATCCATAAATAATTTCCCACAAATAATGATTAAGAAAATAGGATGAATTATGAAAAAATTGATTTTTTTTAATCTTTTTTTTTTTTTTACTTAATAATTTATAAAAATTTTGAATCTATTCTCACAAAATAGATATAAATACGCATGACTTTAAAAAAAAATCCTGCTATTTATAAATAAATTCAAAATTATTCATGTCCCTAGAATCTATATTGATGGTAGTTGCTCCAATCTGTCTTTTTACGGTAGGAGTTATTGTTTTACCAATTTTAGTAAAGCCGCGTAAACAATCTGGTTTACCTAAGAGATATATACGGGGTCTTTAAATTAATTAAGCTTTAAACAAGAGTAAAGACAAGCAGAATAAAAAATAAATAAAGAAAGAGATAATTATTAAATTTCGATAAAAAAATAAAATAAAAAATGTTTAGCACAAATATTTTTATTTGAAGATGCAATTAAAATCATAAAAACTTAATCGAAAAAATTATAAATTCTTTTCATTATGTGATCCTCTGATGGATAATAGAATATATAAATTAACTTTTATTTAACAAAATTATTAACCAAAAAATTTGATTAATATAAAATTTTCAGGTCTTAAAGGCCAAGCGCTTGTAATAGAGGATAAAGATATTCCAAGCATAAAAGAATTCCAGGATGTTATTCCAGATCACTACTTTAAGAGCAATACCAAAACTTCTTTGAGATATCTTTTACAATCAGCTTTAATTCAAGCATTAGTAGTTGGGATAGGGTTATCTATTCCATTTACTCCAAAAATGATCCCAATTTGGATTGTTTATGCATTAATTTCAGGTACCACTGCAATGGGATTCTGGGTAATTGCCCATGAATGTGGGCATGGAGCATTCTCTAAAAACAAGCAATTGGAATCTATAACTGGTTATTTACTACATTCATTACTTCTAGTACCTTATTTTTCTTGGCAGCGTTCTCATGCAGTTCATCATCGATTCACAAATAACATAACTAATGGAGAAACTCACGTCCCTTTAGTCATTAAAGGAAATGGAGTTACAGAAAAAGTTGGAGGAGAAAAAGAATTACATTTTTCAAATTCCTTAGGTAAGAAAAATTATGGAATTCTTCAACTTGTTTTACATCTAATATTTGGCTGGCCTGCTTATTTACTGATGGGGAGTACAGGGGGGGTTAAATATGGAACTTCGAATCATTTTTGGCCCATTAAACCATTTTCTAAAGCATTATGGCCATCAATATGGACCAAGAAGGTTTGGATATCAGATATTGGAGTAGGTTTAACATTATTGGGCATTTTTTATTTCGTTTTCAATTATGGATTATTTCAAGTAATTGCTATGTATTTTGGTCCTTTATTAGTGGTTAATTGTTGGCTAGTAGTTTATACATGGCTTCATCATACAGATTCAGATGTACCTCATCTTTCAAATACGGAATTTTCCTTTATGAGAGGCGCATTTTTATCTATTGACAGACCTTACGGTAGAGTCCTTAATTTTCTTCACCATAATATAGGTTCTAGCCATGTCGTTCATCATGTCTGTCCAACGATCCCTCATTATCATGCAAAAAAGGCAACTGTCCTAATTAAAAAGGCCTTTAAAAAAGCATATCTTTTTAATCCTGATCCAATACACAAAGCTCTATGGAATATTGCTTGCAATTGCGTTGCTGTTAAGTCAGACATCAAGAAAGGAAGATATATATGGCAATCTTCATACAAAATGGTGGATTAAAACATAATAAGCATAAATTCTTTATCACATTAATTTACGCAAATCTGAAAAGAATATAAAAGAATTAGCAATAACAAATTTTTCATCTTAGAAAACATCTAAATCAAAATAAACTCATGAGTGGTGACAATTTGCATGGTAATCAGCCTATTAAATTTTATTCGGAAAAAATAACACTTACAAAAGTTCAATTATTAGAAAGACAGTTGAGTTTGGGCGAAAAAATTTCAGATTTAGATCAAAAGCACAAAGAATGGAGTAAAAAACTATCAGGTTGATCATCTAATATGATTAAATTTAATAACTTATTTATAGTTGTATCTAACTTATCAAGAAACTTTTCTGTAAATTATTGAAAAATTATTTGCAGGCATCCTAATAATATCCTCTTGAGAAAAACCATTTTTCTTACTCTCATCACAAACTTCCTCAAGATTTTTAATACCCCAAAGATCATTTTGCATCTTTAATGAATTATCAAAAAAATAATTACTTTCACTTGTATGCTTATTGCAAATTTTAAATGGCCCATACAAAATTAAAAATTGTCCCTTATTAAGTATTTTCCCTGACTCTCTAAAGAGTGCTACAGTACAAGACCATTGTGTTACATGAATCATATTTATAGAGACTATTCCTTGCAAAGAATGAGCTAATATCAATGGAATTTTCCAAGGAATTTTTTCTACATCAATCTCAAGAGGCTGGGGCATTTTCTTAGTTAAGTCTTCATACTCAATCCAAGAACTTATACTTTTTCTATGCACCAACTCTGGATCACTTGTTTGCCAAATTATTTCAGGAAAGCGTTTTTGAAAAACCACTCCATGTTCACCGCCGCCACTCCCGATTTCCAATACTGAACCTTTTTTTATAATTCTGGATAATACATCACCAATGCAGTCTCTATTTCTTTGAGTCGCCGAAAAAAAAAGTCTATTATCCAAAATTAAAAAAATTGGGAACTTTAGTAAAAAAATATTTCTAAAATCCTTGATTATTTAACTTTTCTCAATTTAGGAGTCCTGAAAAACATTATTTTAAGGCTAAAGAATAGTATTGAAATTGTAAGAGCAGGCAAGATATAAAGTATTAGGTCAGAACTCATTAGAGAAGGAATCCTTCCAAAAATTAAATGCATGTAGTAAGTCGCAAATGACATAAATTTAGATATATATCTAATTTATTAATAGCAATTATTTGATTATTAAAAACTAAATTTAGTCCAAAACCAAAAAAATTCTCAAAAAAAGAGTCAGCCTGTATCCCTACTAGCTGACTCTTCTAATATATTAATTTAAATCACCTCTAAATGAGGATTTACGTTTAAAAGAAAAAGGTATTAATTTTAATTTTTTTTTGTTTAAAATTCTAAAAATTAGAACAAAAACAAAACCGTCAATAAGGTATATTTCGACACATATTTGTAGCACTTTTAAAGTTTTCCTGATTAAATAAGCAATAATCCTTGAATTTCTTTACAAAAATAAATAATTATGTTATATTTGTTAATAATTACTATTTAAAAAAATGACTCCAGAAGCAGAACGTTTTAATGGCTGGGCAGCAATGTTAGGTTTCGTTGCAGCAGTTGGTGCCTATGTCACAACAGGTCAAATTATTCCTGGTTGGTTCTAATGAAAAATAGCGAACCAAAAATAGTAGAAAAAGAAAAAATCGTGGCTGAAAAGCTTAACGGCAGATTTGCAATGCTAGGTTTTGTAGCTCTAGTCGGAGCATATTTAACTACAGGTCAAATTATTCCTGGTTTTATCTAAAATAAATTTAAATTTTTAAATATTCTGATTAAATTAAATTAGGATATTTAAAAATTTTTTTTATTGATAAATGTTCTTTAATGATTGTGGTTTCATTAATCTTATTACGAACGGAACTACATACCTTAATTCAAAATAAAAATTCTTTGTAAATTCTAAGAGTTAAATTTATAAAAAAATTTCTAGCTTTGAGGTTAATACTACAAAATCTCAACTTGAAGTAGTTATTCAGCTAATTTTACTTTTACAAGCCAACCTACTAACTACCCAAGCTGATAATGTTTATAAAGAAAAATAACAATATTTACAAAATATATTTGCCTGGTAGAAAACAAAAAATCAATATAAAACCTAATTTTTAGAAATAACTAAAAGCAGAAAGAAATTTAATATTGATTATTTTTTCTTCTTAAAAAGAAAACTATTTATTGATTGATGCTATCTTTATCGAAATAATTCGTAGATTTAATGAGGGTAAAACTTGAACCGGATACAGCATTTATTGGCAAAAAGTTTGCTTATATATTTCTAGGAATAATATTTAGCCTGAATATCATAACTTTTATTTGGTTTTTCTTATTTTCAAATTTAAGGTAAACAGATTATTGGCATTAAGTGAAAGATTAATTAATTTTTAAATAAAAACAATAATTATTTGAAAGACTTCTATATATTTTTAGCAAAAAAGGTTTGTAAAACAGAGACTTAGGTACTAAAAAATTCCCGGTATAATCTGTCCTGTTGTTATGTAGGCACCTAGTAGTGCAACGAAGCCAACCATAGCCCATCTACCATTTACTTTTTCTGCATTTTGAGGATAGCCATCGTAAGATACAGTTTCATCGATATATGGCCTAGTTTCTGATGGGAACATATTTTGTCTTCCACCTGACTCTGTAGTAATTCCTGATTTTGTCATTTTAAAAAATAATAATTGTAAACTAAAGTAACACAATTATTAACTTATGTAAACCAAAAGCTTTAAACGATGCGCCCCCAAGCAATTAAGGGGCAATATGTAACATTTTTGTTTAAGAATTGGAATCATAAAATGCTTTTTATTCGACTTGTTTCCCCTCAAATCTAAGATAACTAACAAAAATGAGCATTTATACTCACAGTAAGTAATTTTACTTATTAGTATGTTAATAGCATTTAGGAAGTGCTTAGCTGGTTAAATCAGAAATTCTGAATTAACTGGGTCGTCATGAGCTTGCCGGTGGGATACTTGCAGGCTCTTTCAATTTTAAAAGCCATAAAATATACCAACCATTTAAATAATTTTATACCTATCGAATAAAATCTCAAAGACAAAAAACTAATGTCAAAGATTTAAATATTTGCTAAATAGAAAATAGACCCAACAAATGAATGTCTTTAGATTTTATTCTCATTCCATCTTGTATTTTAATTATCCTTTTTCTTTTAAATCGAGAAAATATTATCTACAAAAAAAATCAAAAAAGCTAAGTAATTTTTTGTTGAAAAAGAAACTATGCAAAGTTTTTAGTTAGGATTAATTTATCCCAATATAATTTTGAATTGTTAATCTGATTTAATTTTTGTTGGCAGTGTATACATTTACATTCTTTTAATAGAGATTTATTTTTCATTAATTTCTATTTTTTTTTAAAGAACCATATTTTTTAGTTAACTGCAAGTATGAATTAATTATATCTTGAATTATTTTATAGATTTGATAACAAAAATATTCTTCATTAACCAACAATTTTTTATAGTTCTTATAATCATTTTATAATTAAACAAAAGTAGCTATAAATAAAATAAATTCCTTTTGGCATTTTCAAATCAATCACTAATAAAAAAAAATATTAGAAAGATAATTCTTCCTTGGTATTCAATACCTTTATTGGATAGATGGTTGTTAGGACAAATCATACCACCTATGATATTTGCTATCTCTGCTTTTACCGTAATCTCATTATCCGTAGGGGTAATGTTTGATCTCATAAGAAAAATAGTTGAGTATGGCTTACCTCTATTACAAGCTTTACAAGTTTTAATTTATAGCCTTCCAAGCTTTCTAGTTTTATCATTTCCAATGGCTGTTTTATTGTCAACACTATTATCCTATGGGAAATTATCTGCTAATTCTGAATTATTAGCTTTAAGGTCATTAGGAATTCAAACAACCAGGATTATAGCTCCAGCTATTGCAATCTCAATATTTATGACTGGATTAACTTTTTATTTCAACGATAATTTAGTTCCAACAAGTAATAAGTTAGCTGAATCGACTTTAAGATCTGGAATAGGAAGTTCTTTCACTAAAGGTAGAAGTAAAAATAACATCATTTTTACTAGAAAAGGATCAAGAATAGATTCTCAAAATAACAACCCAACGAAAATAAATACTTTCCTAACCCATATTTTCTATGCCTCCAAGTTTGAAAATAATGTTATGAATGAAGTTACAGTTTTAGACTTTTCTAGAGAAAATATGAAGCAGATTCTTACTGCAAATAGTGCCATCTTTGATAAAGATAATTCTTCTTGGATATTTACAGATGGTAATTTGGTTTCCACTAACTCTGATGGTCAAACAACAAACATTAAATTTAAACAATATACATATCCCTTCGTTGAAGGCCCATTAGATCTTGCAAAAGTCCCAAAAGATGCAAACGATATGTCTTTAAAAGAAGCTTTAAATGCTGAAAAAATATATAAAAAAATAGGAAATCTCAAGGAGATTAGAAAGATTCAAGTAAGAATTCAAGAGAAATTTACTTTACCTTGTGCCTGTTTGGTTTTTGGATTAATAGGAAGTATTTTGGGATCTAAATCTAATTTAAGGTCTTCAAAAAGTCAGGGTTTTGGTTTGAGTGTGATTCTTATATTATTTTATTATGTGATGTCATTTGTATTTAGCTCTTTTGGCGTTAAAGGATTACTTCCTCCAGTAATTGCAGCTTGGTTTCCAGTAATAATTTCTCTTGGTAGTGGTTTTTATTTCTTAAGAAAGTCAACTTATATATAATCTCTTATTTAAATAATTAGCATTTTTTATTTAGTGGAAAAATTGGCAGAATTATCTTTGAACTTCAAAGTTTTATACTTTTTTTAAATTTTATCTATTCTTTTATAACCATACCAATCTGGACTATTAGCGTTTTCAATTAAATTATTTTCTTGAGTTAATTCTATTTCCCATTTACCTATCTTTTTTATAAGTTTACAATCATCACAATCAAATAATGTTTTTAAAGAGGCAATATCGTCTTTATGCTTTTTTTTACAGCCCATAAGCCATTTAGATTTT contains:
- a CDS encoding DUF938 domain-containing protein, yielding MDNRLFFSATQRNRDCIGDVLSRIIKKGSVLEIGSGGGEHGVVFQKRFPEIIWQTSDPELVHRKSISSWIEYEDLTKKMPQPLEIDVEKIPWKIPLILAHSLQGIVSINMIHVTQWSCTVALFRESGKILNKGQFLILYGPFKICNKHTSESNYFFDNSLKMQNDLWGIKNLEEVCDESKKNGFSQEDIIRMPANNFSIIYRKVS
- a CDS encoding high light inducible protein, with product MKNSEPKIVEKEKIVAEKLNGRFAMLGFVALVGAYLTTGQIIPGFI
- a CDS encoding high light inducible protein gives rise to the protein MTKSGITTESGGRQNMFPSETRPYIDETVSYDGYPQNAEKVNGRWAMVGFVALLGAYITTGQIIPGIF
- a CDS encoding high light inducible protein, with protein sequence MTPEAERFNGWAAMLGFVAAVGAYVTTGQIIPGWF
- a CDS encoding fatty acid desaturase; this translates as MINIKFSGLKGQALVIEDKDIPSIKEFQDVIPDHYFKSNTKTSLRYLLQSALIQALVVGIGLSIPFTPKMIPIWIVYALISGTTAMGFWVIAHECGHGAFSKNKQLESITGYLLHSLLLVPYFSWQRSHAVHHRFTNNITNGETHVPLVIKGNGVTEKVGGEKELHFSNSLGKKNYGILQLVLHLIFGWPAYLLMGSTGGVKYGTSNHFWPIKPFSKALWPSIWTKKVWISDIGVGLTLLGIFYFVFNYGLFQVIAMYFGPLLVVNCWLVVYTWLHHTDSDVPHLSNTEFSFMRGAFLSIDRPYGRVLNFLHHNIGSSHVVHHVCPTIPHYHAKKATVLIKKAFKKAYLFNPDPIHKALWNIACNCVAVKSDIKKGRYIWQSSYKMVD
- a CDS encoding LptF/LptG family permease yields the protein MAFSNQSLIKKNIRKIILPWYSIPLLDRWLLGQIIPPMIFAISAFTVISLSVGVMFDLIRKIVEYGLPLLQALQVLIYSLPSFLVLSFPMAVLLSTLLSYGKLSANSELLALRSLGIQTTRIIAPAIAISIFMTGLTFYFNDNLVPTSNKLAESTLRSGIGSSFTKGRSKNNIIFTRKGSRIDSQNNNPTKINTFLTHIFYASKFENNVMNEVTVLDFSRENMKQILTANSAIFDKDNSSWIFTDGNLVSTNSDGQTTNIKFKQYTYPFVEGPLDLAKVPKDANDMSLKEALNAEKIYKKIGNLKEIRKIQVRIQEKFTLPCACLVFGLIGSILGSKSNLRSSKSQGFGLSVILILFYYVMSFVFSSFGVKGLLPPVIAAWFPVIISLGSGFYFLRKSTYI